The Aureimonas populi genome includes the window CCGCTCACACTTATGTCGCCAAGGTCGGCCGCTCGCGCATGATCGAGATCCACTTCATCCTGCCGCCGGGCTACGAGGTGGGCCCGGTGGAGCGGCTGGACGCGGTCCGCGAGGAGGTGGGCGCCGCGCTCGGCGGCGAGGCGAGGGACCGCTGGCTGACAGTGGTCTTCACCGGGCAGGAGCGCTGGGCGGTGTGAGCTGTCGCTCAGCCGAGGCAGAGCACCGGATGGATCGAGGGCTGCACCTTCGCGGTCGCGTCCGGCACGCTCTCCAGCGCGTCGTCGGCGTCGGCCGGGCTGAAGGTGATGTCGTGCTCCTCCAGGAACCGCGCCGCTGCCTCCGGCTGGATGGCGAAGTTGATCGACTGGGGAATATCGCCCGTCAGGTCTGCCACCGCCACCGCGTTCAGCTTTGCGGTGACGACGCCCACGACCCGGCCGGCGAGATCGATGACCGGCCCGCCCGAATTACCGGGCTGCACGGCGGCGGAGATTTGCAGATAGTCCGGGTCGTTCATCAGGCCGAGCAGCGAGGAGATGTTGCCGCGCGTCACATTGAGGCTGTCTGCCAGGATGGAGCGCAGCGGGAAGCCGAGCGCCAGGATGTCCTCGCCGAGGCGCGGCTTGCCGACGGCGATATCCAGCGGCTCGCCGATATCGCCCTCCACGCGCAGCAGCGCCAGATCGCGCGTCTCGTCCACGATCACCTCGGAGGCCATGCCCACGCTGCCGACCATCACCGTCTTGCAGGATTTGGCCACATGGGCATTCGTCAGGAGCCATCCATCGGCCACGGTGAAGCCGGTGCCCGAGGCGTCATAGGCCTTCTGCCCGTCCCGCGCCCCGCCGATCGGCCCGGAGGGCGCATGGGTCAGGGCATAGCTGTCGGCCGAGCGAAGCGCCGCCAGCGGGCCGGTGCCGTCCTGCGGCGTGCCGGAGAAGGGGGCGAAGGAACTGGCCGCAACGGAGATATAAGGCGCCAGGAACTCCGCCTCGCCGGCCGGATAGGCCACCGAGAATCCGCGAAGGTCGGAGCCCTCGCCGTCGAAGCGGATGAAGAACTCGCGCCCGTCCTCGGTGCCGGTCAGGATGAAATGGTCGCCGATGAAGTCGGCGGTGCGCACGCTTTTGGTGGGCGTCGGCTCACGCAGGATGTCGAAGACCTGCCGGAGGCCGTAGCCCTCTTCCATGAAGCGCACGGTCTCGATCTCGATTCCCCCGTCGGGGGCGCGCCACATGGAGCCCACCTCGGTGCGGCCGACCGGCGCCACGAGGGCGAAGGGCAGGCCGACGCGCACGCCGGTGCGCTCGTCATCCTCCCAGCCGAAGCCGAATTCGGCGATCCGGCGGTCGCTCTCCGCCACCAGAGACTGGAGGAACGCCTCCGTCATCACCCCGTCCGCCGCCAT containing:
- a CDS encoding serine protease, yielding MRRTLKAVLTASVLLTMPAAALASPTQASGELVEAYNEHTDREFRQGLQMRLAWTGDYTGPFTGHVGPETLRAIRDFQARNAMAADGVMTEAFLQSLVAESDRRIAEFGFGWEDDERTGVRVGLPFALVAPVGRTEVGSMWRAPDGGIEIETVRFMEEGYGLRQVFDILREPTPTKSVRTADFIGDHFILTGTEDGREFFIRFDGEGSDLRGFSVAYPAGEAEFLAPYISVAASSFAPFSGTPQDGTGPLAALRSADSYALTHAPSGPIGGARDGQKAYDASGTGFTVADGWLLTNAHVAKSCKTVMVGSVGMASEVIVDETRDLALLRVEGDIGEPLDIAVGKPRLGEDILALGFPLRSILADSLNVTRGNISSLLGLMNDPDYLQISAAVQPGNSGGPVIDLAGRVVGVVTAKLNAVAVADLTGDIPQSINFAIQPEAAARFLEEHDITFSPADADDALESVPDATAKVQPSIHPVLCLG